The Halocalculus aciditolerans nucleotide sequence GGGTAGTCGCCGCGCTGGGCGATCTCGCCGGTTTCGCCGGGCGGGAGAACCTCGCCCGATTCGGGGTCGACGACGGCGGCCTCAATACCAGGGAGGGGTTTCCCCATGCTGCCGGGCCGGATGTCCATCGCCGGGTAGTTGTTGATGATCATGTTCCCGGTCTCGGTCTGCCCGTAGGTGTCGTGGACGGTGACGTCGAGGACGTCCTCGCCCCACTCGACGACGCCCGCGGAGAGCGGTTCGCCGATGGAGAGGGCGTGCCGGAGGTCGAGGTCGACGTCGTCGAGCGTGTCCTCGTGCTCGCGGAGCATCCGGTAGGCGGTGGGGACGCTGAAGAGCACGGAGACGGGGAACTCGTCGAGGAGGTCGGCCCAGGCGTCGGGGTCGAACTCGCCTTCGTAGACGAAGAGGTCGGTGCCCCAGAACCAGGCACCGAGGGTGTTGATGCAGCCGGTGAGCCAGCCGAGGTCGCCGGTGCTCCAGTAGGTGTCGTCCTCCCGGAGGTCGACGGCGTAGCGCTGGGTGGCGGCGACGCCGGCGAGCCAGCGGTGGCGGTGCTGGACGCCTTTCGCGGGGCCCGTCGTCCCAGAAGTGTAGTAGAGGAGGGCGTCGTCCTCGCGGTCGGTTTCGACGGCGTCGAAGTCGGGGCTGGCGTCGGCGAGTGCGTCGCCGAAGTCGACGTCGCCCGGGCGCGTGGTCTCGGCGAGGGCGTCGGAGACGAAGACGGTCTCGACGGAGTCGACGTCGTCGAGTGCGTCGGAGACGGTGTCGCGGTTGTCGCCGGTGGTGACGAGCGCGGACGCGCGACAGTCGTTCAGCCGGTAGGCGATGCCGTCCGGGCCGTAGCGTTCGTTCACGCTCCCCCAGACGCAGCCGGCTTTGAGCGCGCCGACGAGCGCGACGTAGTGGTCGGGCGTCCGCGGCATGTAGGAGAACACGCGACTCCCCTCCTCGACGCCCTCGGCGCGGAGGGCGTTCGCGAAGCGACTCGACCGCTCGGCGAGCTCGTCGAACGTCAGGGTCTCGCGCTCGCCGTTCGCGCCCGCCCAGCGGAGCGCGATGCTCCCGGAGCCGTCGGCGTGGCGGTCGCAGACCTCGTGGGCGATGTTGAAGCGCTCTCCGGCGTTCCAGTCGGCTTCGTCGTAGATGTCCTCCCAGTCGAACGTCTCCCGCGCGGCGTCGTAATCGTCGAGATTGTTCGTTGTCATCTCTTGACCAACTCGGCGGGTTCCACATAAACGTTCACGACGGTCGGAAAGCCACTTATCCCCCGGTGTGCAAGCGTGTAGCGTGAAGTACATCTCCCTCCGGAACACGGCGTTCGAGGGGCAGAACTCCGTCTACCTCCTCGACGGCGACGGACCGACGACGCTCGTGGACACGGGCGTCGCGACACCGGACGTGGAACGGGACCTCCGCGACGCGCTCGGCGACTACGACACGACGTTCGCGGACATCGACCGCGTGCTGGTGACGCACTGGCACGAGGACCACGCGGGACTCGTCGCGCGCATTCAGGCCGAGAGCGGCTGTGACGTCGTCGCGCACGAAGCCGACGCGCCCCTCGTGAGCGGCGATACGGCCGCGTACGCGGCGATGGACGAGAAACGCCGCGACCTCCTCGCGGCGTGGGGGACGCCCGCGGCGAAACAGGAGGAGCTCGCCCAGACCTTCGGCGCGCACGACGACCTCGGCGGCGAGGAAGCGGACGTGACGGCCGTCACTGACGGCGACACGGTTCGGGCGGGCGACCACGAGGTCGAAGTCGTCCACCTGCCGGGGCACGCCAAAGGGCTTTCCGCGTTCTTCCTGGAGCGAGAGGGGCGGCGGGAGGCGTTCGTCGGCGACGCGATTCTCCCGAAGTACACGCCGAACGTCGGCGGCGCGGACGTCCGCGTCGACCGCCCGCTCGCCACCTACCTCGCGAGCCTCGACCGCATCGTCGACCTCGACCTCGACCGGGCGTGGCCCGGCCACCGCGGCCCCATCATCGACCCGTCGGGGCGGGCGCGCGACATCGCGACACACCACGACGAACGCACCGAGCGCGTCCTCGACGCCGTCGAAACACGCGGGACGGCGACGGCGTGGGAGGTGAGCGCCGACCTCTTCGGCGAGCTCCACTCCATCCACATCCTCCACGGGCCCGGCGAGGCGTACGCGCACTTAGACCACCTCGCCCGCGACGGCGTGCTCGACGCGACTTCCGACGGGTATCGGCTCGCCGACTGACCCGCATTGCCCACGATAGATTGTTTAAGACCGTGAATATTCAAGCCACAGTGGTTTCTACACACGTGTGTTCTACCCACGTGCCTGCTCTGCAGGCGTTGTGCCTCTGAGGCCGCTCCACCCTTCGGA carries:
- a CDS encoding acyl-CoA synthetase, producing MTTNNLDDYDAARETFDWEDIYDEADWNAGERFNIAHEVCDRHADGSGSIALRWAGANGERETLTFDELAERSSRFANALRAEGVEEGSRVFSYMPRTPDHYVALVGALKAGCVWGSVNERYGPDGIAYRLNDCRASALVTTGDNRDTVSDALDDVDSVETVFVSDALAETTRPGDVDFGDALADASPDFDAVETDREDDALLYYTSGTTGPAKGVQHRHRWLAGVAATQRYAVDLREDDTYWSTGDLGWLTGCINTLGAWFWGTDLFVYEGEFDPDAWADLLDEFPVSVLFSVPTAYRMLREHEDTLDDVDLDLRHALSIGEPLSAGVVEWGEDVLDVTVHDTYGQTETGNMIINNYPAMDIRPGSMGKPLPGIEAAVVDPESGEVLPPGETGEIAQRGDYPCFFAGYWEQPEKTERCFVDGPDGEWYLSGDLGHLDDDGYFWFEGRADDVILSSGYRIGPFDVESALGEHPAIAEAAVVPKPHPERGNIVKAYVVRSDSYSGDADDALVEDIQSHVKQEVAAHEYPREVEFVDDLPKTVTGKIRRTELRDETGE
- a CDS encoding MBL fold metallo-hydrolase — its product is MKYISLRNTAFEGQNSVYLLDGDGPTTLVDTGVATPDVERDLRDALGDYDTTFADIDRVLVTHWHEDHAGLVARIQAESGCDVVAHEADAPLVSGDTAAYAAMDEKRRDLLAAWGTPAAKQEELAQTFGAHDDLGGEEADVTAVTDGDTVRAGDHEVEVVHLPGHAKGLSAFFLEREGRREAFVGDAILPKYTPNVGGADVRVDRPLATYLASLDRIVDLDLDRAWPGHRGPIIDPSGRARDIATHHDERTERVLDAVETRGTATAWEVSADLFGELHSIHILHGPGEAYAHLDHLARDGVLDATSDGYRLAD